The Kribbella amoyensis genomic sequence CGGCCGTCCCCGACTTCGGGTCGCCCCACGCCTGCCGCAGCGGGCCCCACTGGTGGAACGGGCCACGCGCCCAGGCGGACCCGGTCAGCCCGGCCTTCGCCAGGTACCCCGGGAACTGCGGGTCGTGCCCGAATACGTCCAGCTGCCACGCGTTCCGCGGGTCGCCGCCGAGGATGTCGCGCTGGTACCCGACCCCGTACACGATATTGCGGATCGTGGTCTCGGCACCGGTGAGGTTGGTGTTCGGCTCGTTGTACGTACCGCCGATGATCTCGACCCGGCCCTCCGCGATCAACCGCCGCAGCACGGCCCGGTTCTCGGGGAAGGTGTCGAAGTACGGCTTGAGGTAGTCGAGCTCGGCGAGTACGAAGCAGTACGCCGGATCCCGCAGCGCGAGCTTGAGATGCGCGTCGACCAGGCTGAACGCGTTGTGCGTGTACACCGGCCGGGTGGTGCCGTCGGGGCCCTGCAGGTCCCAGCTGGTCGTGTACGCCGCCTGCGTGTTCCACCAGACCGGGTCGTAGTGGAAGTGGCTGACCATCACCATCGTCCAGCCCGGCTCCGCGATGACGATCACCCCGGCGTCCCGCGCGACCTCGGCCCCACCGGCCTCGACCGTGACGGTGGCCGCGACCTCCGCGCCGTACCGGGTCCGTAGCTCGGCGTCGACGTCCAGCGGTACCTCGACCCGCGCGTCCCCGTCACCGGCGGGCAGTTCCGCGGTACCGCTCACGCCGTCGCCCTCGACGCGCACACCGAGTACCCCGTCGGCGCTCGTCCGGTGGAGCTCGATCCGCAGCACCTGGCGCGGATCGTCGTCACTCCCGACGAACAACTCGGGCGAGGAGACACGGGTGATCTGAACGGTCAAGGCGATCGGACTCCGTCTGGCAGGCGGTCAGGTCGAGAGACAACGTTATCCGCAAGAGGCCGATACAGCGAGGGGTAAGCCCAGCTAATCACCCATCACCGCGCCCCAACCAGCGAAGAATCCGCCGTCAGCCGCCTGACAACCCCCTGACAACGAACGTCCTGACAAGCCAATCAACCCCCAGAATCACCCCTGACCACCAGATCAGCCGAACCACCGGTCGCGGTGTGCAGGTGGACAGGAGGATGTCGCGTCTCGGCTGAGCGAGCGGCCAGGGTCCGCCGGCCGAGTTCGCGAGTTGGGGACTACCTCCTGTCCTCGTGCACGCTCAGGACAAGAGCCGGCCCGGGATGCGCAAGGCACCCCGGGCCGGGCGGGAGTTCAGGCCTGGTTGAGGCCGGGGTTGCCGGCTTCTACAACGAAGGTGGCGCGGGTGGTGACGGGCGCGCCGGCGGTCGTCACGTAGGGGATGGTCTTGAAGTCGGCGCGCAGGGAGTCGCGGGTGATGGTGGTGCTCACGTAGCCGCGCTGATTGTTGATGAGCTTGATGTGCGGGTTCTCGTCCAGCTGGAGCTGGCCGCCGGTCGGCATGTCCTGGCCGTCGCCGCCGGAGGTGATCGAGGTGGTCACCAGTTCGACGCCGACGGTGGCCGAGTCCGGGTTGCGGAAGTCGGCCTTGAGGTCGTTCGCGTAGTGCTTGTGGACATCACCGGTGAGCACGACCGGGTTGGTGACGTTGCGCTGCTGGATGCCGTCGAGGATGCGCTGGCGGGACGCGACGTACCCGTCCCAGGCATCCATGCTGTACGTGACGGACGGTCCGGCGGTGAAGTCGCGAGCCGCGAAGAACACCTGCTGCCCGATCACGTCCCAGGTCGCCGAGGACCGGCCGAGCCCGTCGAGCAACCACTTCTCCTGGTCGGGTCCGGTGATCGACCGAGCCGGGTCGAACGCGGCCGGGCAGTCCGACGCGGTGTCGCTGCACGCCTGGTCGCTGCGGTACTGCCGGGTGTCGAGCATGTGGAACTCGGCGAGCCGCCCCCACTGGATCCGCCGGTAGATCTGCATGTCGATCCCGCGCGGGATGCTCGACCGGCGCAACGGCATGCTCTCGTAGTACGCCCGGTACGCCGCCGCGCGCCGCTCCAGGAAGCCGGCCTGACCCGCGGGTGACGGAATCTCGTCCGCGTAGTTGTTCTCGAGCTCGTGGTCGTCCCACACCACGACCCACGGCGCCACCGCGTGCGCGGCCTGCAGGTCGGGGTCGGTCCGGTACTGCGCGTGCCGGACCCGGTAGTCGGCCAGCGTCCAGATCTCCTTGGCGGGGGAGTGCGCACGCGCCC encodes the following:
- a CDS encoding alkaline phosphatase D family protein, with the protein product MPVTPINRPLTRRGLLAATAVGATAVAAGTVPASGSPVPVESAGSRQTLTDPFTLGIASGDPDFRSVVLWTRLALDPLAADGMGGMPSRRYNVQWQVALDPQMRRVVRAGVVSAGPESAHAVHVEVGGLLPGREYYYRFRCEKHLSAIGRTVTTPLPGTYGSPLHMAFVSCSNYAGGYFTAYQRMAEEHPSLVLHLGDYIYEGAGGSGARAHSPAKEIWTLADYRVRHAQYRTDPDLQAAHAVAPWVVVWDDHELENNYADEIPSPAGQAGFLERRAAAYRAYYESMPLRRSSIPRGIDMQIYRRIQWGRLAEFHMLDTRQYRSDQACSDTASDCPAAFDPARSITGPDQEKWLLDGLGRSSATWDVIGQQVFFAARDFTAGPSVTYSMDAWDGYVASRQRILDGIQQRNVTNPVVLTGDVHKHYANDLKADFRNPDSATVGVELVTTSITSGGDGQDMPTGGQLQLDENPHIKLINNQRGYVSTTITRDSLRADFKTIPYVTTAGAPVTTRATFVVEAGNPGLNQA